One Luteimonas sp. MC1825 DNA segment encodes these proteins:
- the glmU gene encoding bifunctional UDP-N-acetylglucosamine diphosphorylase/glucosamine-1-phosphate N-acetyltransferase GlmU, which translates to MPIQDQPTPDIHVVILAAGEGKRMKSRLPKVLQKIAGRPMLAHVIAAARGLAPAAIHVVHGHGGDQVQAAFADQPDLRWVEQARQLGTGHAVREAMPGVPDGAQVVVLYGDVPLITTATLQRLLAAGGRLAVLVAELDDPTGYGRVVRDSEGNVGAIVEHKDATADQRRIATVNTGVLAAESTALKGWLARLSADNAQAEYYLTDVFAMAAAEYSAAEMVAVADPVETEGANDPWQLSQLERAMQRRLVRALCEQGARFVDPARVDIRGEVVVGHDVEIDVDVVFEGRVVLGDGVRIGPFCRIRDAELGPGTEVRAHCDIDGARTEGAVQVGPFARLRPGTVLADGVHVGNFVETKNAQLGVGSKANHLSYLGDARIGAGVNIGAGTITCNYDGANKATTTIEDGAFIGSNAALVAPVTIGRDATIGAGSVIGNDAPAGKLTVARARQVSIDGWQRPVKVRKD; encoded by the coding sequence ATGCCGATCCAGGACCAGCCGACCCCCGACATCCACGTGGTGATCCTGGCCGCGGGCGAGGGCAAGCGCATGAAGTCGCGCCTGCCCAAGGTGCTGCAGAAGATCGCCGGGCGGCCGATGCTGGCGCATGTCATCGCCGCGGCGCGCGGCCTCGCGCCCGCCGCCATCCATGTCGTGCACGGCCATGGCGGTGACCAGGTCCAGGCCGCGTTCGCCGACCAGCCCGACCTGCGCTGGGTGGAGCAGGCGCGCCAGCTCGGCACCGGGCATGCGGTGCGCGAAGCCATGCCCGGCGTGCCGGATGGTGCCCAGGTGGTGGTGCTGTACGGCGACGTGCCGCTGATCACCACGGCCACGCTGCAGCGCCTGCTCGCCGCGGGTGGCAGGCTCGCGGTGCTGGTGGCCGAGCTCGACGACCCCACCGGCTACGGCCGCGTGGTGCGCGACTCCGAAGGCAACGTCGGCGCCATCGTCGAGCACAAGGACGCCACCGCCGACCAGCGCCGCATCGCCACGGTCAACACCGGCGTGCTGGCGGCCGAGTCGACGGCGCTCAAGGGCTGGCTGGCGCGGCTGTCGGCCGACAACGCGCAGGCCGAGTACTACCTCACCGACGTGTTCGCGATGGCTGCCGCCGAGTACAGCGCCGCCGAGATGGTGGCCGTGGCCGACCCGGTCGAGACCGAAGGGGCGAACGATCCCTGGCAGCTGTCGCAGCTGGAGCGCGCGATGCAGCGCCGCCTGGTGCGCGCGCTGTGCGAGCAGGGCGCGCGCTTCGTAGACCCCGCGCGCGTCGACATCCGCGGCGAAGTGGTGGTGGGCCACGACGTGGAGATCGACGTCGACGTGGTGTTCGAGGGCCGCGTGGTGCTGGGCGACGGCGTGCGCATCGGGCCGTTCTGCCGCATCCGCGACGCCGAGCTCGGCCCCGGCACCGAAGTGCGCGCCCATTGCGACATCGACGGCGCGCGGACGGAAGGCGCGGTGCAGGTCGGTCCGTTCGCGCGCCTGCGCCCGGGCACGGTGCTGGCTGACGGGGTGCACGTCGGCAACTTCGTGGAAACCAAGAACGCGCAGCTCGGCGTCGGCAGCAAGGCCAACCACCTGAGCTATCTCGGCGACGCGCGCATCGGCGCCGGCGTCAACATCGGTGCCGGCACCATCACCTGCAACTACGACGGCGCCAACAAGGCCACCACCACCATCGAGGACGGCGCCTTCATCGGCTCCAATGCCGCGCTGGTCGCGCCAGTGACCATCGGCCGCGATGCCACGATCGGCGCGGGATCGGTGATCGGCAACGACGCGCCCGCGGGCAAGCTGACGGTGGCACGCGCGCGCCAGGTCAGCATCGACGGCTGGCAGCGGCCGGTGAAGGTGCGCAAGGACTGA
- a CDS encoding PAS domain-containing sensor histidine kinase codes for MARRRPPLWLAFTAVACAYMLLAAALALALHDWLQLTPWLAIPLAALLPLPLLAYHARRLLQPARALFRALSGSVAAYRDGDYSFGIAWDGSGELGDLVASHRALGDTLREQRLRLVQRELLLDTMVQNTPVAMVLVDAGGHVVLGNLAARRMLGGGRRLEGMPFEAVLAQGPAALREAIERGGDGMFTVGRDDDEDIYHLSRRLFRLNGRRHELVLLRQLTAELRRQEVQTWKKVIRVISHELNNSLAPIASLAHSGAELLRRGQLERLPAALATIEERARHLDGFLRDYARFAKMPAPRLETFDWSGFVTRLHGQVAFATEGTPEGHGRADVPQLEQCLLNLLKNAHESGSPDDEVRLALRRLPDAWRIDVLDRGTGMNESVLSNALLPFYSTKRHGTGLGLALAREIAEAHGGRIALVNRDGGGLCVSIHLPA; via the coding sequence ATGGCCCGCCGCCGGCCGCCGCTGTGGCTGGCGTTCACCGCGGTGGCGTGCGCCTACATGCTGCTGGCCGCGGCGCTTGCGCTCGCGCTGCACGATTGGCTGCAGCTCACGCCATGGCTGGCCATTCCGCTCGCGGCACTGCTGCCGCTGCCGCTGCTGGCCTACCACGCGCGCCGCCTGCTGCAGCCGGCGCGCGCGCTGTTCCGCGCGCTGTCAGGCAGCGTGGCCGCGTACCGCGACGGCGACTACAGCTTCGGCATCGCCTGGGATGGCAGCGGCGAGCTTGGTGACCTCGTTGCCAGCCACCGCGCGCTCGGCGACACGCTGCGCGAGCAGCGCCTGCGCCTGGTGCAGCGCGAACTGCTGCTCGACACCATGGTGCAGAACACGCCGGTGGCGATGGTGCTGGTCGATGCCGGCGGCCACGTGGTGCTCGGCAACCTGGCCGCGCGCAGGATGCTCGGGGGTGGCCGCAGGCTGGAAGGCATGCCGTTCGAGGCCGTGCTTGCACAGGGGCCCGCGGCGCTGCGCGAAGCCATCGAGCGTGGCGGCGACGGCATGTTCACCGTCGGCCGCGACGATGACGAGGACATCTACCACCTCTCGCGCCGCCTGTTCCGCCTCAACGGCCGTCGCCATGAGCTGGTGCTGCTGCGCCAGCTGACCGCCGAGCTGCGCCGCCAGGAAGTGCAGACCTGGAAGAAGGTGATCCGCGTGATCAGCCACGAGCTCAACAACTCGCTGGCGCCGATCGCATCCCTCGCCCACTCCGGGGCCGAACTGCTGCGCCGTGGCCAGCTCGAACGCCTGCCGGCGGCGCTGGCGACGATCGAGGAGCGCGCGCGCCACCTGGATGGCTTCCTGCGCGACTACGCGCGCTTCGCGAAGATGCCGGCGCCGCGCCTGGAAACGTTCGACTGGAGCGGGTTCGTCACCCGCCTGCACGGCCAGGTCGCGTTCGCCACCGAGGGCACGCCGGAAGGCCACGGCCGCGCGGACGTGCCGCAGCTCGAACAGTGCCTGCTCAACCTGCTGAAGAACGCGCATGAATCCGGTTCGCCCGACGACGAGGTGCGGCTGGCGTTGCGGCGCCTGCCCGACGCCTGGCGCATCGATGTGCTCGACCGCGGCACCGGCATGAACGAGTCGGTGCTGTCGAATGCGCTGCTGCCGTTCTATTCCACCAAGCGCCACGGCACCGGCCTGGGCCTGGCGCTGGCGCGCGAGATCGCCGAGGCACACGGCGGACGCATCGCACTGGTCAACCGTGACGGCGGTGGCCTGTGCGTAAGCATCCATTTGCCGGCCTGA
- a CDS encoding sigma-54 dependent transcriptional regulator, whose protein sequence is MPTVLVIDDNPAVATALEVLFSLHDIDTVAAESPGDGLARLAAGGIDLVIQDMNFLADTTSGEEGTALFHAIRELEPDLPVVLLTAWTHLESAVDLVKAGAADYLGKPWDDRKLLATVNNLVELSEARRELARHRSGERRRRDALERDNDLRGMVYADPASERLLALACQVARSELPVLVTGPNGAGKEKIAEIVHANSPVGAGPFVALNCGALPAELIEAELFGADAGAYTGAGKAREGKFEAADGGTLFLDEIGNLPAAGQVKLLRVLETGRFARLGSNRERQVRVRVVSATNADLAAMIADGRFREDLYYRLNAIELKVPPLAERRDDILPLARLFLPAGRQLGADAAAALLAHAWPGNVRELRNVVQRAALLSPGEVIAAPALGLPSAVAASPAGAPAGGGDEPDRAAIEAALARARGVLAQAAAELGMSRQALYRRLERLGIRRD, encoded by the coding sequence ATGCCCACCGTCCTGGTCATCGATGACAACCCCGCGGTTGCCACCGCGCTCGAAGTGCTGTTTTCGCTGCACGACATCGACACGGTGGCCGCCGAATCGCCCGGCGACGGCCTGGCCCGGCTGGCCGCGGGTGGCATCGACCTGGTGATCCAGGACATGAACTTCCTCGCCGACACCACGTCGGGCGAGGAAGGCACCGCGCTGTTCCATGCCATCCGCGAACTGGAGCCTGACCTGCCGGTGGTCCTGCTGACGGCGTGGACGCACCTGGAGTCCGCGGTCGACCTGGTCAAGGCGGGCGCCGCCGATTACCTCGGCAAGCCCTGGGATGACCGCAAGCTGCTGGCCACCGTCAACAACCTGGTGGAACTGTCCGAGGCGCGCCGCGAGCTCGCCCGCCACCGCAGCGGCGAGCGCCGTCGGCGCGACGCGCTGGAACGCGACAACGACCTGCGCGGCATGGTCTATGCCGACCCGGCCAGCGAGCGCCTGCTGGCGCTGGCCTGCCAGGTGGCGCGCTCCGAGCTGCCGGTGCTGGTGACCGGCCCGAACGGCGCCGGCAAGGAGAAGATCGCCGAGATCGTGCACGCGAACTCGCCGGTCGGCGCAGGCCCGTTCGTCGCCCTCAACTGCGGCGCGCTGCCGGCCGAGCTGATCGAAGCCGAGCTGTTCGGCGCCGACGCGGGTGCCTACACCGGTGCCGGCAAGGCGCGCGAGGGCAAGTTCGAGGCCGCCGATGGCGGGACGCTGTTCCTCGACGAGATCGGCAACCTGCCGGCGGCCGGCCAGGTGAAGCTTTTGCGCGTGCTGGAGACCGGACGCTTCGCGCGCCTGGGCTCCAACCGTGAACGCCAGGTCCGGGTGCGCGTGGTCAGCGCCACCAACGCCGACCTCGCGGCGATGATCGCCGACGGGCGGTTCCGCGAAGACCTGTACTACCGGCTCAACGCGATCGAACTGAAGGTGCCGCCGCTGGCGGAGCGCCGCGACGACATCCTGCCGCTGGCGCGCCTGTTCCTGCCGGCCGGCCGCCAGCTCGGCGCCGACGCCGCGGCCGCGCTGCTGGCCCATGCCTGGCCGGGCAACGTGCGCGAGCTGCGCAACGTGGTGCAGCGCGCGGCGCTGCTGTCGCCGGGCGAGGTGATCGCCGCGCCGGCGCTGGGCCTGCCGAGCGCCGTCGCCGCCAGCCCGGCGGGTGCGCCTGCAGGCGGCGGCGACGAGCCCGACCGCGCGGCCATCGAGGCCGCACTGGCCCGCGCCCGGGGCGTGCTGGCGCAGGCCGCGGCCGAGCTGGGCATGTCGCGCCAGGCGCTGTACCGGCGCCTCGAACGCCTCGGCATCCGCCGCGACTGA
- a CDS encoding ABC transporter permease has translation MDIRPILSTLLRHKTAAALIVVEIALSCAIICNALFLIGNRVERISLHSGIADNELVRIQITGIGEDENAAALTRADMTALRGLPGVKAAVATNQVPFSNSSWNTSVNLQPDQPRPTAGLTMYMGDEHFLPTFGPTLVEGRNFNADEIQEWDVIDAPGADLAPPAVIITRKAAEKLFPGGSALGKQVYISRDKPTPVIGVVDHLIRPSDQGGPAEKEFSMILPVRLPYTVGNNIMLRTTPERRAEVLAAAKEVLKANSPNRIILEDNTKTVAELRQEYYQADRAMVWLLVAVCIALLVVTALGIVGLASFWVQQRTKQIGVRRALGATRGQILRYFQVENFLLATVGIVIGMVMAYAINQLLMGRYELPRLPLAYLPIGALALWFLGQLAVYGPARRAAMVPPAVATRSV, from the coding sequence ATGGACATCCGTCCGATCCTCTCCACCCTGCTGCGCCACAAGACCGCCGCGGCGCTGATCGTGGTCGAGATCGCGCTCTCCTGCGCGATCATCTGCAACGCGCTGTTCCTGATCGGCAACCGCGTCGAGCGCATCAGCCTGCACAGCGGCATCGCCGACAACGAGCTCGTCCGCATCCAGATCACCGGCATCGGCGAGGACGAGAACGCCGCCGCGCTGACCCGCGCCGACATGACCGCGTTGCGCGGACTGCCGGGGGTCAAGGCCGCGGTCGCGACCAACCAGGTGCCGTTCTCCAACTCGTCCTGGAACACGTCGGTGAACCTGCAGCCCGACCAGCCGCGGCCCACCGCCGGACTCACGATGTACATGGGCGACGAGCATTTCCTGCCGACGTTCGGGCCGACGCTTGTCGAGGGCCGCAATTTCAACGCCGACGAGATCCAGGAGTGGGACGTGATCGACGCGCCAGGCGCCGATCTCGCGCCACCCGCGGTGATCATCACCCGCAAGGCCGCGGAGAAGCTGTTCCCGGGCGGGTCGGCACTCGGCAAGCAGGTGTACATCAGCCGCGACAAGCCGACGCCGGTGATCGGCGTGGTCGACCACCTGATCCGTCCCAGCGACCAGGGTGGCCCTGCGGAAAAGGAGTTCTCGATGATCCTGCCGGTGCGCCTGCCGTACACGGTCGGCAACAACATCATGCTGCGCACCACGCCGGAGCGCCGCGCGGAAGTGCTCGCGGCCGCGAAGGAAGTGCTGAAGGCAAACAGCCCCAACCGCATCATCCTTGAAGACAACACCAAGACCGTCGCGGAGCTGCGCCAGGAGTACTACCAGGCCGATCGCGCGATGGTCTGGCTGCTGGTGGCGGTGTGCATCGCGCTGCTGGTCGTCACCGCGCTCGGCATCGTCGGCCTCGCCAGCTTCTGGGTGCAGCAGCGCACCAAGCAGATCGGCGTGCGGCGCGCGCTCGGCGCCACGCGCGGACAGATCCTGCGCTATTTCCAGGTCGAGAACTTCCTGCTGGCGACCGTCGGCATCGTGATCGGCATGGTGATGGCGTATGCGATCAACCAGCTGCTGATGGGCCGCTATGAACTGCCGCGGCTGCCGCTGGCGTACCTGCCGATCGGCGCGCTGGCGCTGTGGTTCCTCGGCCAGCTCGCGGTCTACGGGCCGGCGCGCCGCGCGGCGATGGTGCCGCCGGCGGTCGCCACGCGCAGCGTATGA
- a CDS encoding ABC transporter permease: MFGYYANLALRSFRRNRVLTALMVLAIALGIGASMTTLTVFHVLSGDPIPQKSDKLFYPQLDPRSMNDYTPGEDPEEQVTRFDAETMLREKRGDRQTMTTGGSASIEPEVEGLDPFLVDARYATSDFFPMFDLPFLHGSGWPANADDNRERVAVIAKSLNDKVFGGANSVGKTLRIDKEAFRIVGVISDWRPTPKFYDMNSDRYGEPEQVFVPFSTSRDLKMGRNGSMNCWGESGSDPEGSTGVSAPCVWIQYWVELGTPEKVADYRQYLANYSAQQRAAGRFERPDNVRLSSVMEWLDFNHVVPGDVRLQVWLALGFLLVCLVNTVGLLLAKFLRRSSEIGVRRALGASRSAIFTQCLVEAGAIGLAGGVLGLGLAQLGLWAVRQQPASYAELARLDPLMLLATFVLAVVASLLAGILPAWRAMQVTPAIQLKTQ; encoded by the coding sequence ATGTTCGGCTACTACGCGAACCTCGCGCTGCGCAGCTTCCGCCGCAACCGCGTGCTCACCGCGCTGATGGTGCTGGCGATCGCGCTCGGCATCGGCGCCAGCATGACCACGCTCACCGTGTTCCACGTGCTCTCGGGCGATCCGATCCCGCAGAAGAGCGACAAGCTGTTCTACCCGCAGCTGGACCCGCGGTCGATGAACGACTACACCCCCGGCGAAGACCCGGAGGAACAGGTCACCCGGTTCGACGCCGAAACCATGCTGCGCGAGAAGCGGGGCGACCGGCAGACGATGACCACCGGCGGCAGCGCCAGCATCGAGCCCGAGGTGGAGGGTCTGGATCCGTTCCTGGTGGATGCGCGCTATGCGACCAGCGACTTCTTCCCGATGTTCGACCTGCCGTTCCTGCACGGCAGCGGCTGGCCGGCGAACGCGGACGACAACCGCGAGCGCGTGGCGGTGATCGCGAAGTCGCTCAACGACAAGGTGTTCGGCGGCGCCAACAGCGTCGGCAAGACGCTGCGCATCGACAAGGAAGCGTTCCGCATCGTCGGCGTGATCTCCGACTGGCGGCCGACGCCGAAGTTCTACGACATGAACAGTGATCGCTACGGCGAGCCGGAGCAGGTGTTCGTGCCGTTCTCGACCTCGCGCGACCTGAAGATGGGGCGCAACGGCAGCATGAACTGCTGGGGCGAGTCCGGCAGCGACCCCGAGGGCAGCACCGGCGTGAGCGCGCCCTGCGTGTGGATCCAGTACTGGGTGGAACTCGGCACGCCGGAGAAGGTGGCCGACTACCGCCAGTACCTCGCCAACTATTCGGCGCAGCAGCGCGCCGCCGGCCGCTTCGAGCGTCCCGACAACGTGCGCCTGAGCAGCGTCATGGAATGGCTGGATTTCAACCACGTGGTGCCGGGTGACGTACGCCTGCAGGTGTGGCTGGCGCTCGGCTTCCTGCTGGTGTGCCTGGTCAACACGGTGGGCCTGCTGCTGGCGAAGTTCCTGCGCCGCAGCAGCGAGATCGGCGTGCGCCGCGCGCTCGGCGCCTCGCGTTCGGCGATCTTCACCCAGTGCCTGGTGGAGGCCGGCGCGATCGGGCTGGCCGGCGGGGTGCTCGGGCTGGGCCTGGCGCAGCTCGGGCTGTGGGCCGTGCGCCAGCAGCCGGCGAGCTACGCCGAGCTCGCGCGCCTGGATCCGCTGATGCTGCTGGCGACGTTCGTCCTCGCCGTCGTCGCCAGCCTGCTGGCGGGCATCCTGCCCGCCTGGCGCGCGATGCAGGTCACCCCGGCGATCCAGCTCAAGACCCAGTAG
- a CDS encoding ABC transporter ATP-binding protein, translating to MLNMRGVTKVYRTQLVETHALRSLDLHVGEGEFVAVTGPSGSGKTTFLNIAGLLETFTGGEFSLDGENVKDLDDDARSRLRNQKIGFIFQSFNLIPDLNLFDNCDVPLRYRRMPASERRLRIEDALGMVGLGSRMKHFPAELSGGQQQRAAIARALAGSPRLLLADEPTGNLDSQMARSVLELLEDINQQGTTIVMVTHDPELAARAQRNVHIVDGMATDLSVEPSLVRMAQSARGIAETNT from the coding sequence ATGCTCAACATGCGCGGCGTCACCAAGGTCTACCGCACCCAGCTCGTCGAGACCCACGCCCTGCGTTCGCTCGACCTGCACGTCGGGGAAGGCGAGTTCGTCGCCGTCACCGGCCCGTCGGGCTCCGGCAAGACCACCTTCCTCAACATCGCCGGGCTGCTGGAGACCTTCACCGGCGGCGAGTTCAGCCTCGACGGCGAGAACGTCAAGGACCTCGACGACGATGCGCGCAGCAGGCTGCGCAACCAGAAGATCGGCTTCATCTTCCAGAGCTTCAACCTGATCCCCGACCTCAACCTGTTCGACAACTGCGACGTGCCGCTGCGTTACCGGCGCATGCCGGCCAGCGAGCGCCGGCTGCGCATCGAGGACGCGCTGGGCATGGTCGGGCTGGGCTCGCGCATGAAGCACTTCCCGGCGGAGCTGTCGGGTGGCCAGCAACAGCGCGCGGCGATCGCGCGTGCGCTGGCCGGCAGCCCGCGCCTGCTGCTGGCGGACGAACCCACCGGCAACCTCGACTCGCAGATGGCGCGCAGCGTCCTGGAGCTGCTCGAGGACATCAACCAGCAGGGCACCACCATCGTGATGGTGACCCACGACCCGGAGCTGGCTGCACGCGCGCAGCGCAACGTGCACATCGTCGACGGCATGGCCACCGACCTGTCGGTGGAGCCGAGCCTGGTGCGGATGGCGCAGTCCGCGCGCGGCATCGCTGAAACCAACACCTGA
- a CDS encoding efflux RND transporter periplasmic adaptor subunit, translating to MDQRSRIRDTASQDQVLATPRGALGGRKPWLVGGAVMIALVAAIAWLASGWSAGGRSYDASRLRVAEVTRGELVRDLSADGRVIAANSPTLYAIAAGTVALKVVAGDVVKQGQELAVIDSPELRSRLVQEESALAGMEAEASRALLDARLAKSDARKQLDQAGIDRTAAERDLQRYQRGFDGGAVPQVDVARAQDALKKADLGLSAARQEFSLSAQGAELDARNKRLMADRQRAVAGELARQVDALTLRAPFDGQVGQVQVPQGTSVAANGPVLGVVDLSVFELEIKVPESFARDLAIGMPAQVTSTGKTFPAEVSAVSPEVVNGEVNARLRFAENSQPPGLRQNQRLSARIVLDTRPDTLMVERGPFLEQDGGRFAYVVQDGSAVRRPIQTGVSSLGAVEILSGLEPGERVVVSGADQFDSAERVRISGD from the coding sequence ATGGACCAACGCTCCCGCATCCGCGACACCGCCAGCCAGGACCAGGTGCTCGCCACGCCGCGCGGTGCCCTTGGTGGCCGCAAGCCATGGCTGGTCGGCGGCGCCGTGATGATCGCGCTGGTCGCGGCGATCGCCTGGCTCGCCAGCGGCTGGTCGGCGGGCGGTCGCTCCTATGACGCCTCACGCCTGCGCGTGGCCGAGGTCACCCGCGGCGAGCTGGTGCGCGACCTGTCCGCTGATGGCCGCGTGATCGCCGCCAACAGCCCCACGCTGTACGCGATCGCTGCCGGCACCGTGGCCCTCAAGGTGGTGGCCGGCGACGTGGTCAAGCAGGGCCAGGAGCTGGCGGTGATCGACAGCCCGGAACTGCGCAGCCGCCTGGTGCAGGAAGAATCCGCGCTGGCCGGCATGGAGGCCGAGGCCAGCCGCGCGCTGCTCGACGCGCGCCTGGCCAAGTCGGATGCGCGCAAGCAGCTCGACCAGGCCGGGATCGACCGCACCGCGGCCGAGCGCGACCTGCAACGCTACCAGCGCGGCTTCGATGGCGGCGCCGTGCCGCAGGTCGACGTGGCGCGCGCACAGGACGCGCTGAAGAAGGCCGACCTCGGCCTGTCCGCCGCGCGCCAGGAGTTCTCGCTGTCGGCGCAGGGCGCCGAACTCGACGCCCGCAACAAGCGCCTGATGGCCGACCGCCAGCGCGCCGTCGCCGGCGAACTCGCCCGCCAGGTCGATGCGCTCACCCTGCGCGCGCCGTTCGACGGCCAGGTCGGCCAGGTGCAGGTGCCGCAGGGCACCAGCGTCGCCGCCAACGGCCCGGTGCTCGGCGTGGTCGACCTGTCGGTGTTCGAACTCGAGATCAAGGTGCCGGAGAGCTTCGCGCGCGACCTTGCGATCGGCATGCCGGCGCAGGTGACCAGCACCGGCAAGACGTTTCCGGCCGAGGTCTCCGCGGTGTCGCCCGAAGTGGTCAATGGCGAAGTGAATGCACGCCTTCGCTTCGCGGAAAACAGCCAGCCTCCGGGCCTCCGGCAGAACCAGCGCCTGTCCGCGCGCATCGTGCTGGACACGCGGCCGGACACGCTGATGGTGGAGCGCGGCCCGTTCCTGGAACAGGACGGCGGCCGCTTCGCCTACGTGGTCCAGGACGGCAGCGCCGTGCGCCGTCCGATCCAGACCGGGGTCAGCAGCCTCGGTGCGGTTGAAATCCTCTCCGGCCTCGAGCCGGGCGAACGGGTCGTCGTGTCCGGAGCCGACCAGTTCGACAGTGCAGAACGCGTCCGGATCTCTGGAGACTGA
- the glmS gene encoding glutamine--fructose-6-phosphate transaminase (isomerizing) — protein MCGIVGAIADRDVVPVLIEGLKRLEYRGYDSAGIAVVDGDDVRRVRRTGRVSEMESAAGSEGFEAKLGIGHTRWATHGGVTESNAHPHVSHGVALVHNGIIENHEEQRERLKDLGYTFESQTDTEVIAHLIHHYLKDGDDLLGALQRAVKELDGAYALAVVSRKEPGRLVCARMGCPLLVGLGEGENFVASDVSAILQATRRVIFLEEGDTAEVTREGVRVFGADDQPVTREEHLSDVSLASLELGPYRHYMQKEIHEQPRALADTMEAIIDAGRFVPELFGADAAAVLGDVDGVQILACGTSFYAGSVARYWIEAISGLPCSVEIASEYRYRTAVANPKHLIVTISQSGETLDTMEALKYAKSLGHDHTLSICNVPESAIPRASKLVFYTRAGAEIGVASTKAFTTQLVGLFALAATLAKLNGRLPEEKEDEYIEALRHLPGSVQHALNLEPQIALWAERFAPKDNALFLGRGVHYPIALEGALKLKEISYIHAEAYPAGELKHGPLALVDADMPVVVIAPKDSLLEKVKSNMQEVRARGGELFVFTDADSNFSESEGVHVIRTPRHVGVLSPIVHTIPVQMLAYHVALARGTDVDKPRNLAKSVTVE, from the coding sequence ATGTGTGGCATCGTCGGCGCGATCGCGGATCGCGATGTGGTTCCGGTCCTGATCGAAGGACTCAAGCGGCTTGAATATCGCGGCTACGATTCGGCCGGCATCGCGGTCGTCGATGGCGACGACGTACGCCGCGTACGCCGCACCGGGCGCGTGTCGGAGATGGAGTCCGCCGCCGGCAGCGAAGGCTTCGAGGCCAAGCTCGGCATCGGCCACACCCGCTGGGCCACCCATGGCGGCGTGACCGAAAGCAACGCCCATCCGCACGTCAGCCACGGCGTGGCGCTGGTGCACAACGGCATCATCGAGAACCACGAGGAGCAGCGCGAGCGCCTGAAGGATCTCGGCTACACCTTCGAATCGCAGACCGACACCGAGGTCATCGCGCACCTGATCCACCATTACCTGAAGGATGGCGACGACCTGCTGGGTGCGCTGCAACGCGCGGTGAAGGAACTCGACGGCGCCTATGCGCTGGCCGTGGTCAGCCGCAAGGAGCCGGGGCGCCTGGTGTGCGCGCGCATGGGCTGCCCGCTGCTGGTGGGCCTGGGCGAAGGCGAGAACTTCGTCGCCTCCGACGTGTCCGCGATCCTGCAGGCCACGCGCCGGGTGATCTTCCTGGAAGAGGGCGACACCGCCGAGGTGACCCGCGAGGGCGTGCGCGTGTTCGGCGCCGACGACCAGCCGGTCACCCGCGAGGAGCACCTGTCCGACGTCTCGCTGGCATCGCTGGAGCTCGGTCCGTACCGGCACTACATGCAGAAGGAGATCCACGAGCAGCCGCGCGCGCTGGCCGACACGATGGAGGCGATCATCGACGCCGGGCGGTTCGTGCCCGAACTGTTCGGCGCCGACGCGGCCGCGGTGCTGGGCGACGTGGACGGCGTGCAGATCCTCGCCTGCGGCACCAGCTTCTACGCGGGCTCGGTGGCGCGCTACTGGATCGAGGCGATCAGCGGCCTGCCGTGCAGCGTCGAGATCGCCAGCGAGTACCGCTACCGCACCGCGGTCGCCAACCCGAAGCACCTGATCGTCACCATCTCGCAATCGGGCGAAACGCTCGACACCATGGAGGCGCTGAAGTACGCCAAATCGCTGGGCCACGACCACACGCTGTCGATCTGCAACGTGCCCGAGAGCGCCATCCCGCGCGCCAGCAAGCTGGTGTTCTACACCCGCGCCGGGGCCGAGATCGGCGTCGCCTCCACCAAGGCGTTCACCACCCAGCTGGTCGGCCTGTTCGCGCTTGCGGCCACGCTCGCCAAGCTCAACGGCCGCTTGCCGGAAGAGAAGGAAGACGAGTACATCGAGGCGCTGCGCCACCTGCCCGGCAGCGTGCAGCACGCGCTCAACCTGGAGCCGCAGATCGCGCTGTGGGCCGAGCGTTTCGCGCCCAAGGACAACGCGCTGTTCCTTGGCCGCGGCGTGCACTACCCGATCGCGCTCGAAGGCGCGCTCAAGCTCAAGGAAATCTCCTACATCCACGCCGAGGCGTATCCGGCTGGCGAGCTCAAGCACGGCCCGCTCGCGCTGGTCGATGCGGACATGCCGGTGGTGGTGATCGCGCCGAAGGACTCGCTGCTGGAAAAGGTGAAGTCCAACATGCAGGAAGTGCGCGCGCGCGGCGGCGAACTGTTCGTGTTCACCGACGCCGACAGCAACTTCAGCGAGTCGGAAGGCGTGCACGTGATCCGCACTCCGCGCCACGTCGGGGTGCTGAGCCCCATCGTGCACACGATTCCCGTACAGATGCTGGCGTACCACGTGGCGCTGGCGCGCGGCACCGACGTCGACAAGCCGCGCAACCTGGCGAAGTCGGTAACGGTGGAGTAG